Below is a genomic region from Asterias amurensis chromosome 4, ASM3211899v1.
ttttttttcacagaactcagcaTATAAGTACTTGtgatacaaagttgtgtgctttcagatgcttgatttcgagacctcaagttccaaatctgaggtctcgaaatctcgagtaattaccaatagtgtccactgcctttacattgGTGTATAaagggtaaaaataaattataaattattatatttttctgTCATAATTATTACCTCTGCACTTCGACGGATATCATCAATCATCGCCTGTGCCGCGTCTTGAAACTTCTTCCAGAAGTTAAAGCAATCGCTATCCAAACCTGGTGTCCTCTCCAGCCATTtcttcaaaataacaaacaaaattcagtAAAATTATGCCATTCAAAACTCCTGATCGTAGTCCCTTGCCTTACCATAGCTAAGAATGTCTATGTTTTGATATTAAATTGAGTGGCTTGTCTATTTTCCATTTTTGACTCTGTTTGGCAAAAATGGCCGTTTAGAAAACCATGGCGAAGACATCAGCTCTAGCCAAGGCACTAGCCTGTTTAAAGTAAAAATTCAAGTgtcaattttaaatttcaaaacTTCGGCTAGGGCGTTTATCACACGCCAATTCGACCTTGCCTGTCCTAAGCGGCctttaaagaactcgtcgctaccctatTATTCCCCTATTGCTTTATACCTCTACAATTGACAGCAATGATGGTTCCTCCTCTGCTTGTAGGATTCCCTCCAGTTGCTCTCCCTGATGTGCATGCTTGTAGTTCTTCTGGGCATACTTCACTCTCCATTCCTATTCAAAGACACAGTAGGATAACAATTATTTAGCAAAGTAcacacaatttgtttacaaacagacTGTTCAAAATAGTACAATCATTGAGTGTTTATACATGtctttagaaaaacaaacacactgTGTCTCCAAAAAGACtgtgtttatttaaaacaacaattaaaagcCTCCACTCACAGACCGGAAATCATAACAATCCAATTATCGGAAAAAAATCCATTTACGCTTCATTGATTATCAATTAACCAGTATCAATAAAGCCATCTGGAACTGGTCATGTGGTATAAGTGCTTTTGAATAATGTGGTTATCAAGATTGTTTAATAAGAAAATGCTTCAAATGAAACAACGGACTCTTGCTAACTGTTTTGTCAGAGAActccagttaaaaaaaaagcaagaaaataaacataaatGAATATAGCGTAGTTTTTGTCTCTGCgaatctatgggtgcgttcggttagcttccctgggtctaccccgcgttGCTCACTCGgctgagcccctgacaagagctaaacgaacgaccactcaccacTCTCAGAGTGACAGCGTTTAGTGacgacccactccacaagcagggcacttggggctgtcCTGGGCAGActggggatgacccagggaagctaaacgaacgcatcctATATTTAACTTGTCTAACTGTCAGACTATTCAATATTATTCACTATAGTTTTGAATTCGTTGCTCGtacaacagaaaaaaagaaaagaaaaaaaatgtttggagaaaatcaagattTAACTTGTACTACTTTTCAAACTGCTGTTTAGGAGTGTGGTTACTAATGTTATTTGGGGTTTTTAATAAGCCTACTACTTTATAAGTACTGAACTGTCAATGTGTTTTTATTCCTCCAACTATTTGAATTCAAAATGAATTCCTAAACACAGAcatcactttgtgaaaatgaagGAAAATAAGTTGGCCCCAGagcgctgtgtacaaaccaatgcaaATTGAGACCTATGGACTGCATGCTCTGCCCGCAGGGCATTGAAAAGAAGCTTTTCAAGTTTGAAAATTCCACACAGGCTTCAGTTTGGATTATATTCAAAGCACTTGGTTTTCATTTCAAATCTCCATCAAAATGACTGATCATTGGAAATGAAGCAACAATGTGACACTTCTTTTCCGAACAAAGGCACTCCCTTTCAAATTTTTAACTCACTGGTTTCAAACCGAGCCTGTTCTCTAAGATCCTAAACTGTTGACTTTCAAAGCCAGAGGCTGGAGCAAGAAACGTACGGAACTCCAAGAAGTCCATCGGGGTCATCGTCTCCAAGATGTGAATCTGCTCCACTtgaatctggaaaaaaaaataaaaatattgttttccttttatttttgcTACTGTTCGATTTTATTAAccatatataaatgtagataatatACAATACACCCATAACTAACATGTgacaatttcatttaaaaaggtggtagtgtttttTGAGTTTGCCGAAACTCTGGAGCGGTTTAGTAATGCAGGCTGAATATTTCattattggaatacacaatctaagacacagttctcaaattcaaattttagggGATAAGAAATGCAATGAGACTTCTTTTTGTAAACTGTCGTTTCTGCTTTTAGCCGCTGAATTGCAGTATTTTAACAAACCATGAATAAAATGCTTTTTCGAAAGGTGCAGTACttctaaccatggaggaaggaagagaaggagttcgaacAACCCGCacaaccgcagagtaacaaaggaataccctgacaatgcccctgtctaaCTGGTAAAAGATAGCAGACTTCCTGCTGGGCGGGCGCAAACTCACACACAGCAGGTCGCCCATGatttgtataaggtatgtgggtgattacaaggtgtcgttaaacgaccgcggtaccacgggttcggcttttgaagtcccttcgttcgagctccttctcttccttcgagctccttctcttccgtCCTCCATGCTATAACCATGTCGGTTTTTATTGCCTTTAATGTTAGGAGTGGtcaccaaacatgtacctttccTGCAGCCCGAACATGTTAAAGCtgcgtcctttgcaattcagcttcaaatttatttttattaaaataattatatcaatataaaccacaagggaaactgactgggtaaatttgtaaatgattttggggttgaacaaagatttgactagagtgggattcgaaccaacgacctccggattaacgtgccggcgctctaccaactgagctatctagccctatattggcagtgtccctattttgtcaatatctttgttcgggggtgccagtcagaagccatacaacagtcaactgccgtgtagccaggttTAAccctaaaataattataattacaaCTGACCTTTGCGATCCCAACGACGCGTCCCATTCGCTGGTTGATCACTAGTTGTTTCCTTTCATCAAAAGGCACTTCGCTTAGGAGGCTGCGGACCGAGTCGATTTCGTACAGCATTTGCTTAAACCATAGCTCATACACTGTATCATTCATAGGAAAACATTAATCTagtttaaagttttttaaagttttttaaattcaccactgttttcaagttttttaaattcaCCACTGTAACCatctgatgtaagtaacccccccccttttttccacaggtccctcatacctatttttaaaatcatcatacctttgatcttgctattcttattagttgaccattgttagttgcatcatgatgcaacttgctctctaatcctaccctttcatgtctccctgcattgttgtcgaacaatactttcacacttttatggtccagtaacccatcttttcattctaaacatcctttgtcctcgccacttcactactattggttcatagccacctacattgtctctgaaataaaaactttgattggctgttattttctcgcttctttctggatccttcccttaatcccctTCCCCCTCTCTTtctctataaatggatatgtatttgtttgtacttgtttaatgcctctgaagaaggtccggattggatcgaaagctaaggccgtctaccctattcattattcaTAGGAAAACAAAATTGGCTTATTGCAATATTTAGATAAACAAAGGAAAATTTACTAGAACAGCAAGGAAAAATTTCGCCCAGCGATTTTGCTTAACAACATTAAAACATGTCAAGTACTGACTGAGTTCTAATATTGAGTAACAtgtgatgatttttgagtagcaactgagaCATTTTATGTTGGATTTTGGGATGCCTCGGTTAGGCTTGGTTTCAAAATTGCAGAATTTTTCAAACAGATGAAAACTTTTGCCAAAGCTTACTGACAGGAACCATGTTGAAAAAATGTTCACGACTATCTCATTACTTGGAAAGAACGGCTGTTTATGTTGAGAGCATTCATTTTCAAGAGATGCAGGTACCTATTAAACTGTTTCTGGGCTGACCTTGACCCTATCGGAATTAGTttggagaaaataaaattagctgttgaaGACTGCTACCGTATAAAtccacaaaaataatatttcaaccCTAGCGGGGTTTTTCTCAAAGGCTGATTTTGGTCGGTGAATTTTACTTCACTAAAAATACCCTTGTTTCCGATCGATGTTGCCAAAAGATGCTCAGTGCTTACCCTGGTGAACCACGATAAATAGATGCTCATCATGCACTTTACTGCCCTCCTTCTCAGACTGAAGATGCTGTGAACCCAGTACCTTCTCTAAATGAAGGTACTTGTGGTAATGCATGGCTGGGTCGTCATCCTCAGCATCACCTATGGTCTTGGCAGCAGCCCTGttgtgaaaaataataatagctactgtggggtgaaaaaaaaacttgtagacccttcccatgaaatatgtaaattcaacctcgttcccagggttGATCGATCTCGCGGCGCCATTTTTTCCAGCATGCCTTGCTGGATCATAACCCCCAAAAGTGTAActccaaaatatccaaatataaggTATATCCgttgatccgttctgtgttAGGTGTTAGTAGTGCATATGCTGAgtgcgctgtgtgtaataaaagtcaaaagtcataaacttgccttggcgttcAGTGTTGGGGGACAAaaaaccctttaccctttactGCCTACCCTTTaccaaactgagctatctagggGTAAGCCCTGTGTTGGTGGCCGCCATATTTTGTaaagactgccaacatagggttagATACTTCAGTTGGTAGAGAACCGGCATATTTAATCTGGAAGTATTTGGTTCATATTCCACTCTAGTaacaaataaaattacaaaacacaatcatttaaaattatccaATCAGTttgccttgtggtttattatttgataacaaAAGTAACAATAACAAGGTCGCATAGGGCATGTATCCACCACTAGGCCCCTTGCGTCACAAgcaaaaacagcgccctcactgagatCAATAgatatcattggctgagagtcgtttTAATTTTGGCCAATACAAGGGGTCTATAAAATACTCAAAGAGCTTGAACAAAGGGAAACACTAATTTTCAAgacaaatttgtaatttttagaGGGTTAAttttgatgaattctgagactgATTTATGTAGCCATTTCAAccagtttacaaggtgcttggATTGTCAACCAGCAATCCACTCTTGCTTAATCTTGCtgaaggaaacaagtgtcaagacctgggcccaatttcacatagagctgcttcagccaAAAATTTGCTCAAGCAAGAAAATAGCTAGCTTGTTGTTACtcgccaaaatgtcatgccatatacatt
It encodes:
- the LOC139935976 gene encoding tryptophan 2,3-dioxygenase-like; protein product: MSCPFMQGQRAAAKTIGDAEDDDPAMHYHKYLHLEKVLGSQHLQSEKEGSKVHDEHLFIVVHQVYELWFKQMLYEIDSVRSLLSEVPFDERKQLVINQRMGRVVGIAKIQVEQIHILETMTPMDFLEFRTFLAPASGFESQQFRILENRLGLKPEWRVKYAQKNYKHAHQGEQLEGILQAEEEPSLLSIVEKWLERTPGLDSDCFNFWKKFQDAAQAMIDDIRRSAEGSESDEEKAAIMQEYELAQQTFQTVFDVDTHNMLVSRGDRRFSHKALQGALFISLYRDQCRFSQPFQFLTLLMDLDSLIMRWRLNHVQLVQRMIGSRPGTGGSSGYMYLKATSSDRYKVFVDLFNLSTFLLPRKYIPALSNDMKRKLSIPFGKAFVNSGNIQGQIPDVVHEGVDRTDEVLETLSRTKLTDSPKV